The following are encoded in a window of Cryobacterium sp. CG_9.6 genomic DNA:
- the hrcA gene encoding heat-inducible transcriptional repressor HrcA, whose translation MVSDRGLDVLRVIVQDYVASREPVGSKSIVDRHAFGVSAATIRNDMALLEEEELIAAPHTSSGRIPTDKGYRVFVDHLADLRPLSPAQRQAIETFLGHSADLDEVLVRSVRLLSQLTHQVALVQYPSLSRARVRHIELVSLTETRVLSVLITDSGAVEQRVIDLPRPVDEATLVRVRSRVMATIVGLTMTEAAAALTAQPPLQPPEDQEFSVIVDLITLTLSQQVAANGQTKLVMAGTANLVRTEEDFSGSIYPVLEAIEEQVVLLRLFSEMATDQHGVSVSIGRENAPFGLAETSVLTSGYSSNGNLARLGVLGPTRMDYSNNMAAVRAVARYLSRLLGEN comes from the coding sequence ATGGTTTCTGATCGTGGTCTCGATGTCTTGCGCGTCATCGTTCAGGACTATGTGGCCTCTCGCGAGCCCGTGGGGTCGAAGTCCATCGTCGATCGTCACGCCTTCGGTGTGTCGGCCGCAACGATCCGCAATGACATGGCCCTCCTTGAGGAGGAGGAACTCATTGCCGCCCCCCATACGTCGTCGGGGAGAATTCCTACCGACAAGGGATACCGCGTTTTTGTCGACCACCTCGCCGACCTGCGTCCGCTCTCACCCGCTCAACGGCAAGCCATTGAAACGTTCCTCGGCCACTCGGCCGACCTCGATGAGGTTCTTGTTCGCAGTGTTCGGCTGCTGTCGCAGCTGACGCATCAGGTTGCTCTCGTGCAGTACCCCTCGCTGTCCCGCGCGCGGGTGCGGCACATTGAGCTCGTATCCCTCACCGAGACCCGCGTTCTCTCCGTGCTCATCACGGATTCCGGCGCTGTGGAGCAACGGGTGATTGATCTGCCCCGCCCCGTGGACGAGGCTACGCTCGTGCGAGTGCGGTCGCGCGTCATGGCCACCATTGTGGGACTCACCATGACGGAGGCCGCAGCCGCCCTGACCGCCCAGCCCCCCTTGCAGCCGCCGGAGGATCAAGAGTTCTCCGTCATCGTCGATCTGATCACGCTCACGCTCAGTCAGCAGGTGGCCGCAAACGGCCAGACCAAACTGGTCATGGCCGGAACCGCCAATCTGGTGCGCACCGAGGAAGACTTCTCGGGGAGCATCTACCCCGTGCTCGAAGCGATCGAGGAGCAGGTTGTTCTGCTCCGACTCTTTAGCGAGATGGCTACAGATCAGCACGGGGTATCGGTGAGCATCGGGCGGGAGAACGCCCCCTTTGGGCTCGCCGAAACCTCCGTGCTCACGAGTGGGTACTCCTCGAATGGCAACCTGGCCAGATTGGGTGTGCTCGGGCCCACCCGCATGGATTACTCCAACAACATGGCTGCTGTTCGAGCCGTGGCCCGCTATCTTTCCCGCCTCCTCGGCGAGAACTAG
- a CDS encoding DUF4870 domain-containing protein — protein sequence MTDSSSQPPPEPPQGQGQSQPQPPYPSSSPVVPLTEASDTQWASLAHLGGILWILPSLVIWLTFRDRGPRTNVEAKEALNFQITFLIAWFAVFFVGTFLALVTFGIGFLISFLGFALWIVNVVFSIMGYMAVKEGGSYRYPVSLRVIK from the coding sequence ATGACCGATTCAAGTTCCCAGCCCCCTCCAGAACCACCTCAGGGTCAGGGTCAGTCCCAACCACAGCCCCCGTATCCGTCGTCCAGCCCCGTCGTCCCGCTCACGGAAGCCTCGGATACTCAATGGGCGTCTCTTGCCCACCTCGGAGGAATCCTGTGGATTCTTCCCTCACTCGTCATCTGGCTCACCTTTCGAGACCGTGGTCCACGTACCAACGTAGAAGCGAAGGAAGCACTGAACTTTCAGATCACCTTCCTGATTGCCTGGTTCGCGGTGTTCTTTGTCGGAACCTTCCTGGCCCTCGTCACCTTCGGCATCGGCTTCCTCATCTCGTTCCTCGGGTTTGCCCTCTGGATCGTGAACGTGGTGTTTTCGATCATGGGCTATATGGCGGTCAAGGAGGGAGGCAGCTACCGCTACCCGGTTTCCCTGAGAGTGATCAAGTAA
- a CDS encoding DUF4870 domain-containing protein has protein sequence MSDATPSADPYKAPAAPLSPADEKLWATLIHVGGIFLYVIPSLVGYLLLRERGPFIRAQSAAALNFQITAAIGYLVSFVLTAILIGYVTAVAIWVLSVVFSIIAGLAANRGEAYTYPLSFKFVS, from the coding sequence ATGTCTGATGCCACGCCATCCGCTGACCCCTACAAAGCCCCCGCCGCACCGCTCAGCCCGGCAGACGAAAAGCTGTGGGCGACGCTGATCCACGTGGGTGGGATTTTTCTCTACGTGATCCCGTCTCTTGTGGGATACCTTCTCTTGCGGGAGCGTGGCCCGTTCATTCGCGCTCAGAGCGCCGCAGCACTGAACTTTCAGATCACCGCTGCTATCGGTTATCTGGTGTCGTTCGTTCTCACGGCCATCCTGATCGGTTACGTGACGGCCGTTGCCATCTGGGTACTCTCGGTGGTCTTCAGCATCATTGCGGGGCTCGCCGCCAACCGCGGTGAGGCCTACACCTATCCTCTGTCCTTCAAGTTTGTGAGCTAG
- the hemW gene encoding radical SAM family heme chaperone HemW, with amino-acid sequence MAGPLPLGDPAPADGLLPASASVGASERDFGVYLHVPFCRVRCGYCDFNTYTATELRGVKQSDYASQAVLEVESAGRILRESGLPERAASTVFFGGGTPTLLPVTDLAKMLQAVRSEWGIAPGAEVTTEANPDSVDAAYLESLAAAGFTRVSFGMQSAVPSVLATLERTHDPERVPLVVRWARDVGLDVSLDLIYGTPGETIDDWRASLEHAILQAPDHLSAYSLIVEEGTKLARQIRRGDIVPTNDDQQAEFYELADELLAAAGYHWYEVSNWATDASHESRHNLSYWRSQDWWGVGPGAHSHVGGVRWWNVKHPAAYAERVLGGVSPAVGRETLDDATRELERVLLLSRIRTGIPIASLSAAGRHEIAGLIADELVDARAALSGTLELTLTGRLLADAVVRRITD; translated from the coding sequence ATGGCTGGTCCACTTCCGCTCGGCGATCCGGCCCCGGCCGACGGCCTCCTTCCGGCGTCGGCATCCGTTGGCGCGTCAGAGCGCGACTTCGGCGTCTACCTGCACGTGCCCTTCTGCCGCGTGCGCTGCGGCTACTGCGATTTCAACACCTACACGGCAACCGAACTGCGCGGCGTCAAGCAGAGCGACTACGCGAGTCAGGCCGTGCTGGAGGTCGAGTCTGCGGGGCGAATCCTGCGGGAATCTGGTCTGCCGGAGCGAGCCGCGTCCACCGTGTTCTTCGGCGGCGGAACGCCCACCCTGCTGCCTGTCACCGACCTCGCGAAGATGCTTCAGGCCGTGCGCTCCGAGTGGGGTATCGCACCGGGAGCCGAGGTAACCACCGAGGCCAACCCGGACTCCGTCGACGCCGCCTATTTGGAGTCCCTCGCGGCGGCAGGTTTCACCCGAGTGTCGTTTGGCATGCAATCGGCCGTACCGAGTGTGCTCGCCACGCTCGAGCGCACCCATGACCCGGAACGCGTTCCGCTGGTCGTGCGCTGGGCGCGCGACGTGGGCCTTGATGTGAGCCTCGACCTCATCTATGGAACCCCGGGGGAGACCATTGACGATTGGCGCGCGAGCCTCGAACACGCCATTCTTCAGGCTCCCGACCACCTGAGTGCGTACTCGCTCATCGTCGAAGAGGGTACCAAGCTGGCGCGGCAAATTCGTCGCGGTGACATCGTGCCCACCAACGACGACCAGCAGGCCGAGTTCTATGAACTGGCTGACGAGCTTCTGGCCGCAGCCGGCTATCACTGGTACGAGGTGAGCAACTGGGCAACGGATGCCTCCCACGAGTCTCGCCATAATCTGTCGTATTGGCGCAGCCAGGACTGGTGGGGAGTGGGTCCCGGCGCACACAGTCATGTGGGCGGGGTGCGGTGGTGGAATGTGAAGCACCCGGCCGCCTACGCCGAGCGCGTCTTGGGCGGGGTCTCTCCCGCTGTGGGGCGCGAGACGCTCGACGACGCCACGCGGGAACTCGAACGTGTACTTTTGCTCAGTCGCATCCGCACCGGAATTCCGATCGCATCGCTATCCGCAGCGGGACGCCACGAAATCGCCGGCCTCATCGCGGATGAGCTGGTGGACGCCCGGGCTGCTCTGTCGGGGACCCTCGAGCTCACGCTCACCGGCAGACTGTTGGCCGACGCGGTGGTGCGTCGCATCACCGACTGA
- a CDS encoding DUF1990 domain-containing protein, whose amino-acid sequence MRRSTFTDAAVTYGAIGGTLAPDLMQYPPKGHRPLERSVRLGSGDERFHVASKLLMTWGVQRGSGMRVTDLENGTGVQYVPVEFEADGTPIPARPVTGEAVFAEDGTPYIMNGMTAQLEVHVGPLRVKAPVRVVYVIDEANRVGFAYGTMKGHPASGEESFVVEKRDDDSVWFILRAFSRPSTWYFRLASPFLRLQQKRFTRRYLTSLHPVGAL is encoded by the coding sequence ATGCGACGTTCCACGTTCACCGATGCCGCCGTGACCTATGGGGCCATCGGTGGTACGCTCGCGCCCGATCTCATGCAGTACCCACCCAAAGGGCACCGCCCACTGGAACGCAGTGTGCGGCTCGGCAGCGGTGACGAGCGCTTCCACGTGGCATCGAAGCTCCTCATGACCTGGGGCGTGCAGCGCGGTAGTGGCATGAGGGTCACCGACCTCGAGAACGGCACGGGAGTGCAGTATGTCCCGGTGGAGTTCGAAGCCGACGGGACGCCAATTCCCGCACGACCGGTGACCGGCGAAGCCGTTTTTGCTGAGGACGGCACGCCGTACATCATGAACGGCATGACCGCGCAACTTGAGGTCCACGTAGGTCCGCTGCGGGTGAAGGCACCCGTACGAGTGGTTTACGTCATTGACGAGGCAAACCGGGTGGGCTTCGCCTACGGAACGATGAAGGGGCATCCGGCCAGCGGTGAAGAGTCCTTCGTGGTGGAAAAGCGGGACGACGATTCCGTCTGGTTCATTTTGCGTGCCTTCTCCCGCCCCAGCACCTGGTACTTCCGTCTCGCGTCGCCGTTCCTCCGTCTCCAGCAAAAACGGTTCACTCGCCGTTATCTCACTTCGCTTCACCCGGTTGGGGCGCTGTAA
- the lepA gene encoding translation elongation factor 4: MSPRALQALEPAATPPEFIRNFCIIAHIDHGKSTLADRMLQITGVVDERSMRAQYLDRMDIERERGITIKSQAVRMPWELGGVTYALNMIDTPGHVDFTYEVSRSLAACEGAILLVDAAQGIEAQTLANLYLALENDLTIIPVLNKIDLPAADPDKYARELASLIGGKPEDVLRVSGKTGMGVSELLDLATRSIPAPVGDPNAPTRAMIFDSVYDSYRGVVTYVRMIDGNLGPREKIQMMSTRATHEILEIGVISPEPTISKKGLGVGEVGYLITGVKDVRQSKVGDTVTTAARPATQALPGYTEPQPMVFSGLYPIDGSDFPALREALDKLKLSDASLGYEPETSVALGFGFRCGFLGLLHLEIITERLDREFGLDLITTAPSVPYEVTTDDKKTVTVTNPSEFPNGKIAKVEEPIVKAAILAPKDYVGVIMELCQSRRGTLLGMDYLGEDRVEIRYTMPLGEIVFDFFDNLKSRTAGYGSLDYEPTGSQEADLVKVDILLQGEQVDAFSAIVHRDKAYDYGVLMTGRLRKLIPRQQFDVPIQAAIGARIIARESISAIRKDVLAKCYGGDISRKRKLLEKQKEGKKRMKMVGRVEVPQEAFIAALSGDEPPKKEKK; the protein is encoded by the coding sequence ATGTCACCGAGAGCCCTTCAGGCGCTTGAACCGGCCGCCACTCCGCCCGAGTTCATCCGTAACTTCTGCATCATTGCCCACATTGACCACGGGAAGTCCACGCTGGCCGACCGGATGCTGCAGATCACGGGAGTGGTCGACGAGCGTTCCATGCGAGCCCAGTACCTGGACCGCATGGATATTGAGCGCGAGCGCGGCATCACCATCAAGAGCCAGGCTGTGCGCATGCCGTGGGAACTTGGCGGTGTCACCTACGCCCTCAATATGATCGACACCCCCGGGCACGTGGACTTCACCTACGAGGTGTCCCGAAGCCTGGCCGCGTGTGAGGGTGCCATTCTTCTCGTTGACGCGGCTCAGGGCATCGAAGCCCAGACGTTGGCCAACCTGTACCTCGCGCTCGAGAACGACCTCACCATCATTCCGGTGCTCAACAAGATCGACCTGCCGGCGGCAGATCCCGACAAGTACGCCCGCGAACTCGCGAGCCTCATCGGCGGCAAGCCCGAAGACGTGCTGCGAGTATCAGGCAAGACGGGAATGGGCGTTTCCGAACTCCTCGACCTCGCCACCCGCTCCATCCCCGCCCCGGTCGGAGACCCGAACGCTCCCACCCGCGCCATGATCTTCGACTCGGTCTACGACAGCTACCGCGGCGTTGTCACCTACGTGCGCATGATCGACGGTAATCTCGGCCCGCGCGAGAAGATCCAGATGATGTCCACCCGTGCCACGCACGAGATCCTCGAGATCGGTGTCATTTCTCCCGAACCCACGATCAGCAAGAAGGGCCTCGGCGTCGGCGAGGTCGGTTACCTCATCACCGGCGTGAAGGACGTGCGCCAGTCCAAGGTGGGCGACACCGTCACGACCGCGGCCCGGCCCGCCACGCAGGCTCTCCCCGGTTACACGGAGCCGCAGCCCATGGTGTTCTCCGGTCTTTACCCCATTGACGGCAGCGACTTCCCGGCGCTTCGTGAGGCCCTCGACAAGCTCAAGCTGTCGGATGCCTCCCTCGGGTACGAGCCCGAGACATCCGTTGCGCTCGGCTTCGGCTTTCGCTGTGGTTTCCTCGGACTGCTGCACCTGGAGATCATTACGGAGCGCCTCGACCGGGAGTTTGGCCTCGACCTGATCACCACGGCCCCCAGCGTGCCGTATGAGGTCACGACCGATGACAAGAAGACCGTCACCGTCACGAACCCGAGCGAGTTCCCGAACGGCAAGATCGCCAAGGTAGAGGAACCCATCGTCAAGGCGGCGATTCTGGCACCCAAGGACTATGTGGGCGTCATCATGGAACTCTGCCAGAGCCGCCGCGGCACGCTTCTCGGCATGGACTACCTCGGTGAGGATCGGGTGGAGATTCGCTACACCATGCCCCTCGGTGAGATCGTGTTCGACTTCTTCGACAATCTGAAGAGTCGCACCGCCGGTTACGGTTCCCTGGACTACGAGCCCACCGGCTCGCAGGAAGCCGACCTGGTGAAGGTTGACATTCTGCTGCAGGGCGAGCAGGTTGACGCGTTCAGCGCCATTGTGCACCGCGACAAGGCCTACGACTACGGCGTGCTCATGACCGGTCGCCTGCGTAAGCTCATTCCGCGCCAGCAGTTCGACGTGCCCATTCAGGCCGCGATCGGTGCTCGCATCATTGCGCGCGAGTCGATCAGCGCCATTCGCAAGGATGTGCTCGCCAAGTGCTACGGCGGTGACATCTCCCGTAAGCGCAAGCTGCTCGAAAAGCAGAAAGAGGGCAAGAAGCGCATGAAGATGGTGGGTCGCGTCGAGGTGCCCCAGGAAGCCTTTATCGCCGCTCTGTCGGGCGACGAACCCCCCAAGAAAGAGAAGAAGTAG
- the rpsT gene encoding 30S ribosomal protein S20 — MANIKSQIKRIGTNKKAQERNKSVKSEFKSAIRATRTAIAAGDKDKAAVSLAFASKKLDKAVSKGVIHQNQAANKKSAIAKAVSALV; from the coding sequence GTGGCAAATATCAAGTCGCAGATCAAGCGAATCGGCACCAACAAGAAGGCGCAGGAGCGCAACAAGTCGGTCAAGAGCGAGTTCAAGTCGGCCATCCGCGCGACGCGTACCGCCATTGCCGCCGGCGACAAGGACAAGGCAGCCGTCAGCCTCGCCTTTGCTTCCAAGAAGCTCGACAAGGCCGTCAGCAAGGGTGTTATTCACCAGAACCAGGCAGCAAACAAGAAGTCGGCCATCGCGAAGGCTGTTTCCGCCCTCGTCTGA
- the holA gene encoding DNA polymerase III subunit delta produces MVGKAQGAGRAAPAQRKPAQRAAAPKTTIPQVGWHQVRPAPIVLVSGTETFLAERAIRQLRDFLKLEDPSLEISDVQADSYAPGELLTLASPSLFGEPRLIRVSSVEKCSDTFLAEALDYLTNPAEDTYVVLRHGGGVRGKKLLDTIRGGAGGGIEVVCTELKKDTEKYEFASAEFKAAGKRVTASALRSLVAAFSDDLAELSAACHQLISDATSEITETTVDRYYGGRVETNAFKVADAAIAGRNGEALLTLRHALASGADPVPIVAAFASKIRTMAKVFGARGSASQLASTLGLAPWQVERAQRDLRGWTDEGLARCIELLAETDAGVKGGGRDPVFVLERLIGVIARRGSV; encoded by the coding sequence ATGGTCGGGAAAGCACAGGGAGCAGGCCGGGCCGCACCAGCACAGCGAAAACCAGCACAGCGAGCAGCAGCACCCAAGACCACGATCCCTCAGGTGGGCTGGCACCAGGTTCGCCCGGCACCGATTGTGCTCGTGTCGGGTACCGAGACTTTTCTGGCGGAACGAGCCATCCGCCAGCTCCGTGATTTTTTGAAACTCGAAGACCCGAGTCTGGAAATCAGTGACGTTCAGGCCGACAGCTATGCGCCAGGCGAGCTCCTGACGCTCGCCAGCCCGTCTCTTTTCGGGGAACCCCGGCTCATTCGAGTGAGCTCGGTCGAGAAGTGCAGTGACACCTTTCTCGCCGAAGCCCTCGACTACCTCACGAACCCGGCAGAGGACACCTACGTGGTGCTGCGCCACGGTGGGGGAGTGCGGGGCAAGAAGCTGCTCGATACCATTCGTGGTGGTGCCGGCGGCGGAATCGAGGTCGTCTGCACCGAACTGAAGAAGGACACCGAGAAGTACGAGTTCGCCTCGGCCGAGTTCAAGGCCGCCGGCAAGCGGGTCACGGCGAGTGCCCTGCGCTCCCTCGTTGCCGCTTTCTCGGACGACCTCGCCGAGCTGTCGGCGGCCTGTCACCAACTCATCTCCGATGCCACGTCAGAGATCACCGAGACCACCGTGGATCGCTATTACGGCGGACGAGTGGAAACGAACGCCTTCAAGGTTGCGGATGCCGCAATTGCCGGTCGCAACGGGGAGGCGCTGTTGACCCTGCGCCATGCGCTCGCGTCCGGAGCCGACCCTGTTCCCATCGTTGCCGCGTTCGCCAGCAAAATTCGAACCATGGCCAAGGTCTTCGGGGCCCGCGGGTCGGCGAGTCAGCTCGCATCGACCCTGGGCCTGGCGCCGTGGCAGGTGGAGCGGGCGCAACGAGACCTCCGCGGCTGGACCGACGAGGGGCTGGCACGCTGCATTGAGTTGCTGGCCGAAACGGATGCCGGGGTCAAGGGTGGCGGACGGGACCCGGTCTTCGTGCTCGAGCGCCTGATTGGCGTTATTGCGCGGCGAGGAAGCGTTTAG
- a CDS encoding ComEC/Rec2 family competence protein, with product MIPDLRLVVPAAVCWLSAGLLVTVPSSVGLVGVISSVFAVICLCLLFWRTRPTHRTRVGAAARPVWGTLLVCGAIVGLTSVVVGVHAPLRVPAVLEVAARKHQTLSVTATVWSLPMSAPGGVGAGAGSLERVRFRATASDLTVPGSKTAGVANVRVPLLVFASAQPAEGMQLRIGEVVRLEGTLTLTPAGDTTAALFFAAERPRSLEPPGWMLAWANDLRWEFSQNAGRLPGDGGDLLPGLAIGDTSSVNLSLDAAMKSSSLSHLTAVSGANCAIVIAGIMLLGGRVGLRRGVRIGLALVALAGFVVLVTPEPSVLRSAVMACVALVSLGMGRPGRGLPTLALSVLVLLLIEPWLSHSYGFALSVLATAGLLVLAGPLARALGRWMPSGLALVISIPLAAQLACQPVLLLLNPTVALYGVPANLLAEPAAPIATVIGLLSCLAQPVLPGLATALAHLAWLPSAWIAAVARTTAALPGNSLPWLGGVAGALALAALTGLALTLLLARRESRSRRWSAAALAVLLTCTGAYAGTLLGSQIGRAARFPADWQIAACDIGQGDAVVVRDASRDASRGDSRYALVDVGPDPALLEDCLSTLGITRINLLVLTHYDLDHVGGLRAVLGRVDTALVGIPENAEDEGLHQQLAQGGATVRQTAAGDQGTLGVLDWRILWPVSGSTRMQTGNPGSVTIEFAGRGIRSVFLGDLGEDAQNALLRASPLGRVDVVKVAHHGSSDQSAALYEALGARVGLVSVGADNTYGHPTRHLLDMLSSKAIHVERTDLQGMVVVSAADDGTLLVWSERPVTPG from the coding sequence ATGATTCCAGATCTTCGCCTGGTGGTTCCCGCGGCGGTGTGCTGGCTGAGCGCAGGGCTGCTCGTCACTGTTCCGAGCAGTGTGGGGCTGGTGGGTGTGATCTCGTCGGTCTTTGCAGTGATCTGTCTGTGCCTCCTCTTCTGGCGCACACGGCCCACGCACCGGACGCGGGTCGGCGCAGCGGCACGTCCGGTCTGGGGCACGCTACTGGTGTGCGGCGCCATCGTCGGCCTCACGTCCGTCGTGGTGGGTGTTCATGCACCCCTGCGCGTGCCAGCGGTGCTGGAGGTGGCCGCCAGAAAGCATCAAACGCTGAGCGTCACGGCAACCGTCTGGTCTCTTCCCATGTCGGCTCCGGGCGGTGTGGGTGCCGGAGCCGGCTCACTGGAACGGGTGCGTTTTCGCGCAACCGCGTCGGATCTCACCGTGCCCGGGTCGAAGACTGCCGGGGTCGCCAATGTGCGGGTGCCGCTGCTCGTCTTTGCTTCGGCTCAGCCGGCGGAGGGCATGCAGCTGCGCATTGGCGAGGTCGTTCGCCTGGAGGGTACGCTCACACTCACGCCCGCCGGTGACACCACCGCGGCACTGTTTTTTGCAGCGGAGCGACCTCGGTCTCTGGAGCCACCGGGGTGGATGCTGGCGTGGGCCAATGACCTGCGGTGGGAATTTTCCCAGAACGCGGGCCGGTTGCCGGGCGATGGTGGAGATCTGCTGCCCGGCTTGGCCATCGGCGACACATCGTCGGTCAACCTCAGCCTTGATGCCGCCATGAAGTCCAGCTCGCTCAGCCACCTGACGGCGGTTTCTGGCGCAAACTGTGCCATTGTGATTGCCGGGATCATGCTCCTGGGAGGCCGTGTGGGGCTGCGTCGTGGCGTACGCATTGGGCTGGCCCTGGTGGCCCTGGCGGGCTTCGTGGTGCTGGTCACGCCGGAACCCAGCGTTCTTCGTTCTGCCGTGATGGCGTGCGTGGCCCTCGTTTCTCTCGGCATGGGGCGTCCGGGACGTGGTCTTCCCACCCTTGCCCTGTCTGTGCTGGTGTTGCTCCTCATTGAGCCGTGGCTCTCCCACAGTTATGGTTTTGCGCTGTCTGTCCTCGCGACCGCCGGACTGCTGGTGCTGGCCGGTCCGCTGGCCCGGGCGCTGGGGCGGTGGATGCCGAGCGGGCTCGCCCTGGTGATCTCCATTCCCCTCGCCGCACAGCTTGCCTGCCAACCCGTGCTGCTCCTGCTGAACCCCACGGTCGCCCTGTATGGGGTGCCGGCGAATCTGCTCGCCGAACCGGCCGCCCCGATCGCCACGGTTATTGGTCTTCTCAGTTGCCTCGCGCAGCCGGTGCTCCCGGGATTGGCCACCGCTCTGGCACACCTGGCGTGGCTTCCGTCGGCGTGGATTGCCGCCGTTGCCCGCACCACGGCCGCCTTGCCCGGGAACAGCCTGCCGTGGCTGGGGGGAGTGGCGGGAGCTCTCGCCCTCGCCGCTCTGACCGGGCTGGCTCTCACCCTCCTCCTCGCTCGTCGGGAGAGTCGATCACGGCGATGGTCAGCGGCGGCTCTGGCCGTTCTGCTCACTTGCACAGGCGCCTACGCCGGAACCCTGTTGGGGTCCCAGATCGGCCGTGCTGCACGGTTCCCGGCCGACTGGCAGATCGCCGCCTGTGACATCGGTCAGGGAGACGCGGTGGTCGTGCGGGATGCCAGTCGGGATGCTAGTCGGGGTGACAGTCGATATGCGCTCGTGGACGTTGGCCCCGATCCGGCACTGCTCGAGGACTGTTTGTCGACGCTGGGCATCACGCGGATCAACCTTCTCGTTCTCACCCACTACGACCTTGACCATGTGGGCGGGCTCCGCGCAGTGCTGGGCCGGGTGGATACCGCCCTGGTGGGGATCCCCGAAAATGCGGAGGATGAGGGTCTGCACCAGCAGCTTGCTCAGGGTGGTGCGACGGTGCGACAGACGGCTGCAGGGGACCAGGGAACGCTCGGTGTACTGGACTGGCGCATTCTCTGGCCCGTCAGCGGCTCCACCCGGATGCAAACCGGGAACCCGGGAAGCGTCACGATCGAGTTCGCGGGGCGCGGCATCCGGTCGGTGTTCCTGGGCGACCTCGGCGAAGACGCGCAGAACGCACTACTGAGGGCGTCGCCGCTCGGCCGGGTTGACGTCGTGAAGGTGGCCCATCACGGATCCTCCGACCAGAGTGCGGCGCTCTACGAGGCGCTGGGCGCCCGCGTGGGCCTGGTCTCCGTGGGAGCCGACAACACCTACGGGCATCCCACCCGACATCTGCTCGACATGCTGAGTTCGAAGGCTATTCACGTTGAGCGCACCGATCTGCAGGGCATGGTGGTGGTGTCAGCGGCCGACGATGGGACGCTCCTGGTCTGGAGTGAACGGCCGGTGACGCCGGGCTGA
- a CDS encoding helix-hairpin-helix domain-containing protein: protein MTIDPRDDHGRLTSAVRPRARLRLGVGAAIVLLIAALVTAVLVSALTQPPGEAVVRPVDGANIGSAPPTTGELFADAPPSAAPAIFVHLLGAVQAPGLFELPAGSRMMDVVAQAGGLTGTADPTGVNLARVLVDGEQIYVPQVGEVPPAPPVGVPAGGAAGAATGPSAPVNINTATVTELDTLPNVGPMMSQRIVDYRTVNGPFTSIDDLRNVTGIGDKRFEALKDLVTV from the coding sequence ATGACGATTGATCCCCGTGACGACCATGGCCGGCTGACCTCTGCTGTGCGGCCGCGCGCGCGGCTGCGCCTGGGAGTGGGCGCAGCCATCGTTCTGCTGATCGCGGCTCTCGTGACTGCGGTTCTGGTTTCTGCGCTCACCCAGCCGCCAGGGGAGGCCGTGGTCAGGCCGGTCGACGGCGCTAACATCGGCTCCGCGCCACCGACCACCGGAGAATTGTTCGCTGACGCCCCGCCCTCGGCGGCACCCGCCATATTTGTTCACCTGCTGGGCGCGGTTCAGGCCCCGGGGCTCTTCGAATTACCCGCCGGCTCACGCATGATGGACGTGGTGGCCCAGGCGGGGGGACTCACCGGGACTGCTGATCCGACGGGCGTGAACCTTGCCCGTGTGCTTGTCGACGGGGAACAGATCTACGTTCCGCAGGTGGGGGAAGTGCCTCCTGCACCGCCTGTCGGAGTCCCGGCTGGCGGGGCGGCTGGAGCGGCGACCGGCCCCTCCGCACCGGTCAACATCAACACCGCCACCGTGACCGAGCTAGACACCCTTCCAAACGTTGGCCCGATGATGTCCCAGCGAATCGTGGATTACCGCACCGTCAACGGTCCTTTCACCAGCATCGACGACCTGCGCAATGTCACCGGGATTGGCGATAAGAGGTTCGAGGCGCTCAAGGATCTGGTCACAGTATGA